From the genome of Euryarchaeota archaeon:
ATGCTCGGACTCTCGCCGAACGCCGTCACCGTGCTCGCGTTCCTCCTTTCGCTTGTCTCGGCCGCGCTCTACTACTATGCGCCAACAGGCGGCCGGAGCCTCCTCCTCGCTGCGGCGGGGACCCTTTTCCTGTCCGCCTATCTCGATGCCGTCGACGGGCGGCTTGCGAGGGCCACGGGTCGAAAGACGCGCGCGGGCGATTTCCTCGATCATGCGCTCGACCGTTTCTCTGACGTCGCGTTGGTCATGGCCATAGGGCTTTCCGGAGTGGCCGATGAGAGGGTCGCCCTGGCAGCACTGGCCGGGATGCTCCTTGCCAGCTACATGGGGACACAGGCGCAGGCGGTCGGCGTTGGGCGCAATTACAAGGGCCTCGCAGGTCGGGCGGACCGGCTCTTCGTGCTCTTCATCGCGTCGATGCTCGATTTTGCCGCCGTCTCGACGCCTTTTGCGGCGCGAAGCTTCCTCGAACTCGCCTTGTATTACATCGCGGTGTTTGGCTCGCTCACGGCGCTCGAGCGTTTTGGTCAGGCGTGGAAAGATCTCAGCAAAAACCCGCCTCAATGAACCCGGGACCGGAAAACGCGCTCGGTGATGGATGTCGGCGATCGCCAATCGCCCGTACCTAGTCCTTAAATCTGAAAACCACTCATAAGACTGTACAGACCATGTCAAACATCCTTCGGACCTTCGGATTGATGCTCGCCCTCACGGGACTGTTCGTCCTCATGGGGCTTGCGGTCGGCGCGTACTTCGGCGACACGTACGGCGGGATGGCGTTCTTCCTCATCATCGCGGCCGCCATGAACCTCTTCGCGTACTTCCTCTCCGACAAGCTCGTGCTCTGGTCGTACAAGGCCAAGATCGTCGGCCCCGCGGAGGCGCCGCGCCTTCACGCGATCGTCGACAGGCTCGTGGCGAAGTCAGGCATCCCGAAGCCCCGCGTCGCCATCATGCCAAGCGAGACGCCGAACGCTTTTGCCACCGGCAGGAACCCCAAGAACGCGGTGGTCGCCGCCACCGCCGGCATCCTCCGCCTCCTCACCGATGAGGAGCTCGAAGCGGTGATGGCTCACGAACTCGGCCACGTGCGTAACCGCGACATCCTCGTCATGTCGATCGCCGCGACGATCGCGGGCGCGATAGGATTCGCGTCGAGGTCCATCTTCTGGGGCAGCATGTTCGGGGGCGGCGACAGGGACCGCGGAGGCAATCTTGCGTTTGCCCTTCTAGTCGGGATACTTGCTTCCATCGCGGCGGTGTTGGTGCAACTTGCGATATCGCGCTCGCGCGAGTTCGGGGCGGACGAAAGCGGTGCGAGGCT
Proteins encoded in this window:
- a CDS encoding CDP-alcohol phosphatidyltransferase family protein, producing MVLEQHAEKVGSVFGPGVALSRMLGLSPNAVTVLAFLLSLVSAALYYYAPTGGRSLLLAAAGTLFLSAYLDAVDGRLARATGRKTRAGDFLDHALDRFSDVALVMAIGLSGVADERVALAALAGMLLASYMGTQAQAVGVGRNYKGLAGRADRLFVLFIASMLDFAAVSTPFAARSFLELALYYIAVFGSLTALERFGQAWKDLSKNPPQ
- a CDS encoding zinc metalloprotease HtpX: MSNILRTFGLMLALTGLFVLMGLAVGAYFGDTYGGMAFFLIIAAAMNLFAYFLSDKLVLWSYKAKIVGPAEAPRLHAIVDRLVAKSGIPKPRVAIMPSETPNAFATGRNPKNAVVAATAGILRLLTDEELEAVMAHELGHVRNRDILVMSIAATIAGAIGFASRSIFWGSMFGGGDRDRGGNLAFALLVGILASIAAVLVQLAISRSREFGADESGARLSGRPNGLAAALEKLDSYNHRIPMENANPGSAHLFIVNPLSGGSVARLFSTHPPTKARVARLKKLALEMGTFN